A region of Dictyostelium discoideum AX4 chromosome 1 chromosome, whole genome shotgun sequence DNA encodes the following proteins:
- a CDS encoding hypothetical protein (Slime mold (D.discoideum) transposon DIRS-1, complete, clone SB41), with translation MFIQPQKDNGLTCQTRFQVKSRKECSRTNSINYVSRITNRFGINEASCSQRKEEKCHQGNKKLFKTRLLLPKKACWFKRKANRTEGCSHPIQTLHSSNKQVSLSVSDSSQWRLGSIIPHSSRGQVRDFSLVNSSKPMEWKRNKSVSKLRLCSYNRCLGIRCRCHTQERKQGNQNLVIPVVNNSIKHVVKSSRNARAANGLSSAMSETEQLQTEDSNRQYYHSLLHQSPRWSNTKK, from the coding sequence ATGTTTATCCAACCTCAAAAAGACAATGGACTTACTTGTCAAACTAGGTTTCAAGTTAAATCTAGAAAAGAGTGTTCTCGAACCAACTCAATCAATTACGTTTCTCGGATTACAAATCGATTCGGTATCAATGAAGCTTCTTGTTCCCaaagaaaagaagaaaagtGTCATCAAGGAAATAagaaactttttaaaactagATTGTTGCTCCCCAAGAAAGCTTGCTGGTTTAAAAGGAAAGCTAATCGCACTGAAGGATGCAGTCATCCCATTCAGACTTTACACTCGTCGAACAAACAAGTTTCACTCTCAGTGTCTGACTCTAGCCAATGGAGATTGGGATCAATCATTCCCCATTCCTCAAGAGGTCAAGTCAGAGATTTCTCATTGGTTAACAGTTCTAAACCAATGGAATGGAAAAGAAATAAGTCTGTTTCCAAGCTACGACTATGTTCTTACAATCGATGCCTCGGAATCAGGTGCAGGTGCCACACTCAAGAAAGGAAACAAGGTAATCAAAACTTGGTCATTCCAGTGGTCAACAACTCAATCAAACATGTCGTCAAATCGTCGAGAAATGCTCGCGCTGCTAATGGCTTATCAAGCGCTATGTCAGAAACTGAACAACTGCAAACTGAAGATTCAAACCGACAATACTACCACTCTCTCTTACATCAATCGCCAAGGTGgtcaaatacaaaaaaataa
- a CDS encoding hypothetical protein (Slime mold (D.discoideum) transposon DIRS-1, complete, clone SB41) has translation MSTTVNNNEASSSSTSASNSAESFDLRMKSMEDQINNLSLAFTRFMKEPMFSSNTNSSSQPSHDNSDTENEQSEDESSNNVDVPTDYQLSDTLLGQYKHMVNNQGLLVEEECILKKDEISELNKVFNFPSNFQVNVAPFGTPEGITVSSNVKNNDTDLLIVEKRINDSLKPLLLISSMLSSDSSNVDVELISYLTQSAIVLAVNAQASLSRVRRNNIAKEIYGSEVLLPIKIKDTPKMFDETETERVRKLAKSIRKNNEAKQSLLKLNYHSKPNVKKLVNSSGNNTTGNSSNSKSSSGSNGRSNNFNGSPSNVASGSNNTKSANGTNNRFQKNKK, from the coding sequence atGTCTACCACTGTTAATAATAACGAAGCCTCTAGTAGTAGTACCTCTGCCTCTAATAGCGCTGAATCCTTTGATTTAAGAATGAAATCAATGGAAGATCAAATCAACAACCTTTCCTTAGCCTTTACAAGATTCATGAAAGAACCTATGTTCTCTTCTAATACCAATTCAAGTAGCCAACCTTCTCATGATAACTCTGACACCGAGAATGAACAAAGTGAAGATGAATCAAGTAACAATGTCGATGTTCCAACCGATTATCAATTATCCGATACCTTACTTGGTCAGTACAAACATATGGTAAACAATCAAGGTTTACTCGTCGAAGAAGAATGTATCCTCAAGAAAGATGAGATATCCGAATTGAATAAAGTATTCAACTTTCCATCTAACTTCCAAGTGAATGTCGCTCCATTCGGTACACCTGAAGGTATTACTGTATCATCCAACGTCAAAAACAATGATACTGACTTGTTGATTGTCGAAAAGCGAATCAACGATAGCTTGAAACCTTTGCTTCTCATATCAAGTATGTTATCATCTGATAGCTCTAATGTCGATGTAGAACTTATTAGTTACTTAACTCAGAGTGCAATCGTCTTAGCTGTTAATGCTCAAGCATCGCTTAGTCGTGTCCGTCGTAACAACATCGCTAAAGAAATCTATGGTTCTGAAGTACTCTTACCAATTAAGATCAAGGATACACCAAAGATGTTTGATGAAACTGAAACTGAACGTGTAAGAAAGCTAGCCAAGTCAATCAGAAAGAACAACGAAGCAAAACAATCattgttaaaattgaattatcattcCAAGCCCAATGTCAAGAAATTAGTTAACTCAAGTGGTAATAACACTACAGGAAacagtagtaatagtaaatcCAGTAGTGGGAGTAATGGCCGATCTAACAACTTCAATGGATCACCAAGTAATGTTGCATCAGGTAGCAACAATACCAAGTCTGCCAACGGTACCAACAACCGTTTTCAGAAGAACAAGAAGTAA
- a CDS encoding hypothetical protein (Slime mold (D.discoideum) transposon DIRS-1, complete, clone SB41), translating to MFIQPQKDNGLTCQTRFQVKPRKECSRTNSINYVSRITNRFGINEASCSQRKEEKCHQRNKKLFKTRFLLPKKACWFKRKANRTERCSHPFQTLHSSNKQVSLSLSDSSQWRLGSIIPHSSRRQVRDFTLVNSSKPMEWKRNQSVSKLRLCSYNRCLGIRCRCHSQERKQGNQNLVIPVVNNSIKHVVKSSRNARAADGLSSAMSETEQLQAEDSNRQHYHSLLYQSPGWSNTRSLSSVRTTLETMPQEESKLNWRAYSRILQCKSRPPQSSFRDESQIIDQSNQELQLATEEGSVQSHPTSIRSNTDGSVRISPQPSNEQLLNNKNECTPPRLESMEAMSSLPTTHSFAFYPGEDELIQFEEGFYNTDLPNLEISNLVSDDSSTSSSSSSSHVSSSTGNIPRSIDQTISRVDTNPDSTTLEAGDYSTFQSHVMSFARTTNTKTAELLMKSWEPSTLKVYSSSYTRFRNFCTLNSLNPANITLVVFIDYLTHLFKHKPPLAFSTINGHRSMLNQLLLLRNQTDIVNDPFITRIMTGIHKLRPSSAKYKEIWDANQVFKHLSTIKVIPKYTYTALLNKTLVLCKMFGLARSSDLVKWSFKGLIITPDSIKGPVINAKEQRSGVVSILELTSLDDTNSQVCPVRHIATYLRASKGRRKPHSGDSVFIKNEGEPLQVNDINSIVLSTLSKSGIDIVKFKSHSTRSAMASLLLSNNVPFHVVKKMGRWKSNDTVDTFYDKRIIGEKSGGFLNTVVQIS from the coding sequence ATGTTTATCCAACCTCAAAAAGACAATGGACTTACTTGTCAAACTAGGTTTCAAGTTAAACCTAGAAAAGAGTGTTCTCGAACCAACTCAATCAATTACGTTTCTCGGATTACAAATCGATTCGGTATCAATGAAGCTTCTTGTTCCCaaagaaaagaagaaaagtGTCATCAAAGAAATAagaaactttttaaaactagATTTTTGCTCCCCAAGAAAGCTTGCTGGTTTAAAAGGAAAGCTAATCGCACTGAAAGATGCAGTCATCCCTTTCAGACTTTACACTCGTCGAACAAACAAGTTTCACTCTCACTGTCTGACTCTAGCCAATGGAGATTGGGATCAATCATTCCCCATTCCTCAAGACGTCAAGTCAGAGATTTCACATTGGTTAACAGTTCTAAACCAATGGAATGGAAAAGAAATCAGTCTGTTTCCAAGTTACGACTATGTTCTTACAACCGATGCCTCGGAATCAGGTGCAGGTGCCACTCTCAAGAAAGGAAACAAGGTAATCAAAACTTGGTCATTCCAGTGGTCAACAACTCAATCAAACATGTCGTCAAATCGTCGAGAAATGCTCGCGCTGCTGATGGCCTATCAAGCGCTATGTCGGAAACTGAACAACTGCAAGCTGAAGATTCAAACCGACAACACTACCACTCTCTCTTATATCAATCGCCAGGGTGGTCAAATACAAGATCTCTCAGTTCTGTTCGAACAACTTTGGAAACAATGCCTCAAGAAGAAAGTAAACTTAATTGGAGAGCATATTCCAGGATTCTTCAATGTAAAAGCCGACCACCTCAGTCGTCTTTCAGAGATGAATCACAAATCATCGACCAGAGTAATCAAGAGTTACAACTGGCAACTGAAGAAGGAAGTGTTCAATCGCATCCAACTTCAATTCGGTCAAATACAGATGGATCTGTTCGCATCTCACCTCAACCATCAAACGAACAACTACTCAACAATAAGAATGAATGCACTCCACCTCGATTGGAGTCAATGGAAGCAATGTCTAGCCTTCCCACCACCCATTCTTTTGCCTTCTATCCTGGAGAAGATGAACTCATCCAGTTCGAAGAAGGTTTCTATAATACTGATCTTCCCAATCTGGAGATCAGCAACTTGGTATCCGATGATTCAAGCACAAGTTCCTCGTCATCATCGTCACATGTTTCCTCAAGTACTGGGAACATTCCAAGAAGTATTGACCAAACAATCAGTAGAGTCGATACCAATCCAGATTCAACAACGTTGGAAGCTGGGGATTATTCAACTTTCCAATCTCATGTAATGTCCTTTGCTCgtacaacaaatacaaaaacAGCTGAGCTGTTAATGAAGTCTTGGGAACCTTCAACTCTCAAAGTATATAGCTCCAGTTATACAAGATTCCGCAATTTCTGTACTTTGAACTCTTTGAATCCAGCAAACATTACCTTAGTTGTTTTCATAGATTATCTTACACATCTATTCAAACACAAACCTCCGTTAGCTTTCTCAACAATTAACGGTCATCGATCTATGTTGAATCAGTTGTTACTCCTTAGGAATCAAACTGATATTGTTAATGATCCATTCATTACAAGAATTATGACTGGTATTCACAAGTTGCGTCCTTCATCTGCAAAGTATAAAGAGATATGGGATGCAAATCAAGTATTCAAGCACTTATCTACTATCAAAGTCATCCCCAAGTACACATACACTGCGCTATTAAACAAGACACTTGTACTCTGTAAAATGTTTGGTTTAGCAAGATCATCAGACTTGGTGAAGTGGTCGTTCAAGGGTCTCATTATTACTCCTGACTCAATCAAAGGTCCAGTTATTAATGCTAAAGAACAAAGAAGTGGTGTTGTTTCAATCTTAGAATTAACATCGTTAGATGATACAAACTCTCAAGTATGCCCTGTTCGCCACATTGCAACATACCTTAGAGCCTCTAAAGGAAGAAGAAAGCCCCATTCGGGTGACTCTGTCTTTATTAAGAATGAGGGTGAACCGCTCCAagttaatgatattaattcaattgtatTATCAACACTCTCAAAGTCAGGCATTGATATTGTCAAGTTCAAATCACACTCTACCCGTTCCGCTATGGCTTCTCTGCTGTTGTCAAATAACGTTCCGTTCCACGTTGTCAAGAAGATGGGTCGTTGGAAATCAAACGATACTGTAGATACCTTCTACGATAAAAGAATCATTGGTGAAAAATCTGGTGGTTTCTTAAATACTGTCGTTCAAAtttcataa